A window from Desulfobulbaceae bacterium DB1 encodes these proteins:
- a CDS encoding cation acetate symporter — protein sequence MSILTWTYIMVGITFTLYLSIAWLSRVKTTKGFYVAGGGVSPLANGMATAADWMSAASFISMAGLISFMGYTGSIYLLGWTGGYVLLALLLAPYLRKFGKFTVPDFVGDRYYSDVARFVALVCAIFVSFTYVAGQMRGVGIVFSRFLEVDVNTGVLIGMALVFFYSSLGGMKGITYTQVAQYLVLIFAYLVPAFAISYQITGTFLPQLGFGSTINEGVNAGKYLLDVLNQLNTDLGFAEYTKPFGAGSKSMLDVFCITMALMVGTAGLPHVIIRFYTVPSVRGARVSAGYALLFIAILYTTAPAIASFARYNMINTISGKEYTKAPDWFKNWEKTGLIAWLDKNQNGIIEYFPKDPFTGSKPTFSGEKGSYGQELVTNPPTDNPNELFIDRDIMVLANPEIANLPPWVIALVAAGGLAAALSTASGLLLVISSSISHDLYYRLINRNASESQRLLVGRVMIGIAVCIAGYFGINPPGFVAQVVAFAFGLAASSFFPIIVLGIFYKRANREGAICGMIAGISFTAYYIISNKFFGGSTWFLGISAEGIGTVGMVINFLVTLLVSQMTSPPPAEVQEMVENIRFPRGAGASIDH from the coding sequence ATGTCAATTCTGACATGGACTTACATAATGGTTGGAATCACTTTCACCCTTTATTTAAGTATCGCCTGGCTTTCAAGGGTCAAAACAACCAAGGGATTTTATGTTGCCGGCGGCGGCGTTTCACCGCTGGCCAACGGCATGGCAACCGCGGCTGACTGGATGAGCGCGGCCTCGTTCATCTCAATGGCCGGCCTCATCTCGTTCATGGGTTACACCGGTTCAATTTACCTGCTCGGCTGGACCGGCGGCTACGTGCTTCTTGCGCTTCTGCTTGCCCCGTACCTGCGCAAATTCGGCAAATTCACCGTGCCTGACTTTGTCGGTGACCGCTATTACTCGGATGTGGCCCGTTTCGTGGCCCTCGTCTGCGCCATCTTTGTTTCATTTACCTATGTTGCCGGCCAGATGCGCGGCGTCGGCATTGTTTTCAGCCGCTTTCTCGAGGTTGACGTCAACACCGGCGTCCTCATCGGCATGGCCCTTGTCTTCTTTTATTCCTCTCTCGGCGGCATGAAGGGCATCACCTACACCCAGGTTGCCCAGTATCTGGTTCTCATCTTCGCTTACCTGGTTCCAGCCTTTGCCATCTCATACCAGATAACGGGCACCTTTCTGCCGCAGCTCGGTTTCGGCTCAACCATTAACGAGGGCGTCAATGCCGGCAAGTATCTGCTCGACGTGCTCAACCAGCTTAATACCGATCTCGGTTTTGCCGAGTACACCAAACCGTTCGGCGCCGGCAGCAAATCAATGCTTGACGTGTTCTGCATTACCATGGCGCTGATGGTCGGTACCGCGGGACTCCCCCATGTTATTATCCGTTTTTATACGGTTCCCAGCGTACGCGGCGCTCGCGTCAGCGCAGGATACGCGCTGCTGTTCATCGCCATTCTGTACACCACCGCCCCGGCAATCGCTTCGTTTGCCCGCTACAACATGATCAACACCATCAGCGGCAAGGAATATACCAAGGCTCCCGATTGGTTCAAGAACTGGGAAAAAACCGGCCTCATCGCCTGGCTGGACAAGAACCAGAACGGCATTATCGAATATTTCCCCAAGGATCCTTTCACCGGCAGCAAACCGACCTTCAGTGGGGAAAAAGGTTCTTACGGTCAGGAACTGGTCACCAACCCACCGACGGACAACCCAAATGAGCTGTTCATCGACCGCGACATCATGGTACTCGCCAACCCGGAAATTGCCAATCTGCCGCCCTGGGTTATCGCCCTTGTTGCCGCCGGTGGTCTTGCCGCCGCCCTCTCAACCGCATCGGGTCTTCTGCTGGTTATATCATCATCCATTTCCCATGACCTTTATTACCGTCTGATCAACCGCAACGCCTCTGAAAGCCAGCGGTTGCTGGTCGGACGTGTCATGATCGGGATTGCCGTCTGTATTGCCGGCTATTTCGGCATCAATCCGCCGGGCTTTGTCGCCCAGGTTGTTGCCTTTGCCTTCGGTCTGGCCGCCTCATCCTTCTTCCCCATTATCGTGCTCGGCATCTTCTACAAGCGAGCCAACCGGGAAGGCGCGATCTGCGGCATGATTGCCGGCATCTCCTTTACCGCCTACTACATCATCAGCAACAAATTCTTCGGCGGCTCCACCTGGTTCCTCGGCATCAGCGCCGAAGGCATCGGTACCGTGGGCATGGTCATCAACTTCCTGGTGACCCTGCTGGTTTCCCAGATGACCTCTCCCCCGCCCGCCGAGGTGCAGGAAATGGTGGAAAATATTCGCTTCCCGCGTGGCGCCGGAGCGAGCATCGACCACTAA
- a CDS encoding 3-oxoacyl-ACP synthase III, which yields MLYQRVCLYPPAYEAPPNVVTSEALELRLAPLYQRLKLPEGRLELMSGIRERRFWDSGTKPSHAAAMAGKKALAVADVDPAEIECLIFTSVSRDMMEPATASFVHHRLKLPEKCQIFDLSNACLGFLNGMVMLANMIELGQVRKGLVVAGETAENLVESTIRHLLSDPAVTRKTIKSSFASLTIGSGAVAMVLGDRHQQDTGHLLCGGAVRANSSHNDLCRGGVEGGAGILMATDSEELLKRGVETAALVWFDFCNELDWSSDGISRFFCHQVGRAHAQLLFERLKLDAKKNFESLPFWGNVGSVSAPLTMAIGLEQQMLEAGQRAALLGIGSGINCLMLGIEW from the coding sequence ATGCTCTACCAGCGAGTTTGCCTGTATCCTCCGGCCTATGAGGCCCCGCCGAATGTTGTCACCTCCGAAGCCCTTGAGTTGCGTCTGGCGCCTCTTTATCAGCGTTTGAAGCTGCCGGAGGGACGGCTTGAGCTCATGAGCGGCATTCGCGAACGCCGATTCTGGGACAGCGGCACAAAACCAAGCCACGCCGCGGCCATGGCCGGGAAAAAGGCCCTTGCCGTCGCCGATGTTGATCCCGCTGAAATCGAGTGCCTTATTTTCACCTCTGTTTCGCGGGATATGATGGAGCCTGCCACTGCTTCGTTTGTTCATCATCGCTTGAAGCTGCCGGAGAAATGCCAGATTTTTGATTTGTCGAACGCCTGTCTCGGCTTTCTTAACGGCATGGTCATGCTGGCCAACATGATTGAACTGGGCCAGGTAAGGAAAGGGCTGGTCGTGGCCGGCGAAACCGCTGAAAATCTGGTCGAGTCGACCATCCGGCATCTTTTAAGCGATCCCGCCGTTACCCGGAAAACGATCAAGTCAAGCTTTGCCTCCCTCACCATCGGTTCCGGTGCCGTTGCCATGGTGCTGGGCGATCGACATCAGCAGGATACCGGGCATCTGCTTTGCGGCGGCGCGGTCAGGGCCAACAGCAGCCATAATGATCTTTGTCGGGGAGGAGTGGAAGGCGGTGCGGGCATCCTCATGGCCACTGATTCCGAGGAACTGCTGAAGCGTGGTGTTGAGACGGCGGCCCTTGTCTGGTTTGATTTCTGCAATGAACTTGACTGGAGCAGTGACGGTATCAGCCGTTTTTTCTGTCATCAGGTTGGCCGGGCTCATGCCCAGTTGTTGTTTGAAAGATTAAAGCTCGATGCCAAAAAGAATTTTGAGTCGTTGCCTTTTTGGGGTAATGTTGGTTCAGTTTCCGCCCCTTTGACCATGGCCATTGGTCTTGAGCAGCAGATGCTGGAGGCCGGCCAACGGGCGGCTCTGCTTGGTATCGGCAGCGGTATCAACTGTCTCATGCTGGGCATTGAATGGTAG
- a CDS encoding beta-hydroxyacyl-ACP dehydratase, whose product MLPVDSKEFVLARIPHRPPFLWVDRVVMIKDNKLIAEKTIAVDLDIFQGHYPHYPIMPGVILCEAVFQAGAILISEQIKQASRAETIAVEQGVPVLTRILGAKFKREVKPGDVIRIEVKLKERVGPAWFLSGKVVVNEQTAVKVDFACALK is encoded by the coding sequence ATGTTACCGGTGGACTCTAAGGAATTTGTCCTTGCGCGGATCCCGCACCGCCCCCCCTTTCTCTGGGTGGACAGGGTGGTGATGATCAAGGACAACAAACTCATCGCTGAAAAGACCATTGCCGTTGATCTGGATATTTTCCAGGGCCATTATCCCCATTATCCGATCATGCCTGGGGTTATCCTTTGCGAGGCGGTATTTCAGGCAGGCGCGATTCTCATATCAGAGCAAATCAAGCAGGCTTCCCGTGCTGAAACCATAGCCGTCGAACAGGGTGTCCCTGTACTGACCCGGATCCTGGGCGCAAAATTTAAACGGGAAGTCAAACCGGGCGATGTCATTCGCATCGAGGTGAAACTGAAGGAGCGGGTCGGACCAGCCTGGTTTCTCAGCGGCAAGGTTGTGGTCAACGAACAAACGGCGGTTAAAGTTGATTTTGCCTGCGCGCTGAAATAA
- a CDS encoding DNA repair protein RecO, with translation MSYLQSRSIVIKVMDYGESDKIITFFTEDFGKVNGIAKGAKRSKKRFVNKLEFFSLLEITAVPSRQSSLCRIDSAVLLSSYPPLRENYKRYSAAMLVCELVDQWTRENDPDEVLFHLLQWCMEELTRTADFVATVLFFHVKLLKILGIHPQLDHCLLCGERQQDSRFLRFSLVDHGIICKKCESSSPSGTAPISLAAVKSLQMINSLPYEKLQRLKISDPTLSEIAVIMKNYTQFQLQREIVSWNQTMKF, from the coding sequence ATGTCGTATCTGCAGAGCAGGTCCATTGTCATCAAAGTGATGGACTATGGCGAATCCGACAAGATCATCACATTCTTTACTGAAGATTTCGGTAAAGTAAACGGCATTGCCAAGGGAGCCAAGCGCAGCAAAAAACGCTTCGTCAACAAGCTGGAATTTTTTTCCTTGCTGGAAATCACTGCCGTTCCATCCCGTCAGTCCAGTCTCTGCCGGATTGACAGCGCCGTTCTACTCTCCTCCTATCCACCTCTCCGAGAAAATTACAAACGCTATAGCGCAGCCATGCTTGTCTGCGAACTGGTCGATCAGTGGACACGGGAAAACGACCCTGATGAAGTCCTGTTTCATCTTTTGCAATGGTGCATGGAAGAGTTGACCAGAACCGCTGATTTTGTCGCAACGGTTCTTTTCTTTCATGTCAAACTGCTTAAAATTCTTGGCATTCATCCGCAACTTGATCATTGCCTTCTTTGCGGTGAAAGACAACAGGACAGCCGCTTTTTACGATTCAGCCTCGTTGACCACGGTATTATCTGCAAGAAATGCGAAAGTTCGAGTCCAAGCGGAACCGCTCCCATCTCGCTTGCCGCCGTCAAATCATTGCAGATGATCAATTCCTTGCCCTATGAAAAGTTGCAACGACTGAAAATTTCAGATCCGACTTTGTCTGAAATAGCCGTTATCATGAAAAACTACACGCAATTTCAATTGCAACGGGAAATCGTCTCCTGGAACCAGACCATGAAATTTTAA
- a CDS encoding phytoene dehydrogenase — MVYQSIDKAEDRYDVIVVGSGLGGLTVANRLAAAGHKVLLLEHHHRLGGLATWFKRKGHTFDVSLHGFPHGMVKTCRKYWNDAIKNSIVQLKNIVFDNPQFSLKTTFDREDFTNILQNKFGVAGSVIEDFFTTARKMNFYDDLSMSTRELFEKFFPGRSDVHRLLMEPITYANGSTLDDPAITYGIVFSNFMSKGVYTFAGGTDRLIGMMKDELEKNGVTICTRSKVDRIVVEKGRVRGVDVGGRVISSSCVISNSGITNTVDKLAGREVFPPDFLGEFDQVSINNSSCQVYMGIKPGEEFPDVGDLLFTSTAAKFDSAEMRDMKTKSRTFSVYYPKTRPDVPPDYTVVASMNGNFDDWQALSGAAYEAAKQDMIERSLDDLERYIPGIRGKCDWLEAATPKTFQRYTLHTKGTSFGTKFPGLDISRKIFKVVPGLFHVGSVGIIMSGWLGAINYGVIVANDADAYLRS, encoded by the coding sequence ATGGTTTATCAATCAATAGACAAGGCGGAAGACAGATATGATGTCATTGTGGTCGGCTCCGGTCTGGGCGGCTTGACCGTTGCCAATCGGCTGGCCGCGGCCGGGCATAAGGTTCTGCTGCTCGAGCATCATCATCGATTGGGCGGGCTGGCCACCTGGTTCAAGCGCAAGGGCCATACGTTCGATGTTTCCCTCCATGGTTTTCCGCACGGCATGGTAAAGACCTGCAGGAAATATTGGAATGATGCCATAAAAAATTCCATTGTCCAGCTGAAGAACATCGTTTTTGACAATCCTCAGTTCAGCTTGAAAACAACCTTTGATCGTGAGGATTTCACCAATATCCTGCAGAACAAGTTTGGCGTTGCCGGCTCGGTTATTGAAGATTTTTTCACCACTGCCCGCAAGATGAATTTTTATGATGACCTCTCCATGAGCACGAGAGAGCTGTTTGAGAAATTTTTCCCCGGCCGTTCCGACGTGCATCGTCTGCTGATGGAACCGATAACCTATGCCAACGGATCAACCCTGGATGACCCGGCCATAACCTATGGTATCGTCTTTTCCAATTTCATGAGCAAGGGCGTTTATACCTTTGCCGGCGGCACGGACAGATTGATCGGCATGATGAAGGACGAACTGGAAAAAAACGGGGTCACCATCTGCACCAGGTCAAAAGTCGATCGAATCGTCGTCGAAAAGGGCAGGGTGAGGGGCGTGGATGTCGGCGGTCGGGTCATCAGCTCCTCCTGCGTCATTTCAAACAGCGGCATTACCAATACGGTTGACAAACTGGCTGGTCGTGAGGTTTTTCCCCCTGATTTTCTTGGTGAATTCGACCAGGTGTCCATTAATAATTCCAGCTGTCAGGTTTATATGGGGATCAAGCCTGGAGAGGAATTTCCTGATGTCGGCGATTTGCTGTTCACCTCGACCGCGGCGAAGTTTGATTCGGCGGAAATGCGCGATATGAAAACAAAAAGCAGGACGTTTTCCGTTTATTATCCCAAGACCCGACCTGATGTGCCGCCCGATTATACCGTCGTCGCCTCCATGAACGGCAATTTTGACGATTGGCAAGCCCTTTCCGGCGCGGCCTACGAAGCGGCGAAACAGGACATGATAGAGCGCTCCCTGGATGACCTGGAGCGCTACATTCCCGGCATTCGCGGCAAATGCGACTGGCTTGAAGCGGCAACGCCGAAAACATTCCAGCGCTATACCCTGCACACCAAGGGAACATCATTCGGCACAAAATTTCCCGGGCTTGATATTTCCCGAAAGATTTTCAAGGTGGTCCCCGGTCTTTTTCATGTCGGATCGGTGGGCATAATTATGTCCGGCTGGCTCGGCGCCATTAATTACGGTGTCATTGTCGCCAATGACGCTGATGCGTATTTGAGAAGTTGA
- a CDS encoding beta-ketoacyl-ACP reductase — protein sequence MTDFTGRKIVISGATRGIGKAIALAFLQQGALVIGLYGSNSKAAGEFQDELGALGRNLHLHQCDVSDYQAVEKFYAAVEERFETIDVLINNAGIRRDAVVAMMKEEDWRSVIDINLTGSYNMAKFAVQLMMKRKYGRIIFITSPMAHLGFAGQANYAASKAGQIGMMKSLSKETGKRKITVNCVSPGFIATDLLDDLSPEQLAEYKKLVPMRRFGTPEEVADAVLFLAGAQASYINGAVLDVTGGL from the coding sequence ATGACGGATTTTACCGGGCGAAAAATCGTTATCAGCGGGGCTACCCGTGGAATCGGCAAGGCAATTGCCCTGGCCTTCCTTCAGCAGGGCGCCTTGGTGATCGGCCTCTACGGATCAAACAGCAAGGCGGCCGGCGAGTTCCAGGATGAGCTGGGAGCTCTTGGCCGCAACCTGCATCTGCATCAGTGTGATGTGAGCGACTATCAGGCGGTTGAAAAGTTTTATGCCGCGGTGGAAGAGCGGTTCGAAACCATCGACGTCCTTATCAATAATGCCGGGATCAGGCGGGATGCGGTCGTTGCCATGATGAAGGAAGAGGATTGGCGCAGCGTAATTGATATCAATCTCACCGGCTCTTACAACATGGCGAAATTCGCCGTGCAGCTGATGATGAAGCGGAAATACGGGCGTATTATTTTTATCACCTCGCCCATGGCTCATCTGGGATTTGCCGGCCAGGCCAATTATGCCGCTTCCAAGGCGGGCCAGATCGGCATGATGAAGTCGCTGTCCAAGGAAACCGGCAAACGGAAAATCACGGTTAACTGTGTTTCCCCCGGCTTCATTGCCACCGATCTGCTCGATGATCTGAGTCCGGAACAGCTGGCGGAATATAAAAAATTGGTGCCCATGCGACGATTCGGAACGCCGGAAGAGGTCGCCGACGCAGTGCTTTTCCTGGCCGGAGCGCAGGCGTCCTACATCAATGGCGCGGTGCTTGATGTTACCGGTGGACTCTAA
- a CDS encoding alpha/beta hydrolase produces the protein MSDPGVIHDYPFSPRRHQLPDGNSLSYLDEGEGPVVVMLHGNPTWSYFYRKLVRLLKGGYRVIVPDHLGCGLSDKPQDWTYQLSNHIDNLEDLLHALGISRCSLVVHDWGGAIGMGYAVRHPSVVNAFVIFNTAAFHSHRIPARIRLCRVPLLGPLLVRGLNGFAGPALRMAVTKRMDSATDRAYLLPYDSWKNRIATLRFVQDIPLSSMDPSWQTLGEIEAGLHLFRDTPMLICWGGKDFCFNDHFYHEWQRRFPQARCHYFQDAGHYVLEDAYERIAPLVAAFFAETSSPC, from the coding sequence ATGAGTGATCCTGGCGTCATTCATGATTACCCTTTTTCCCCAAGACGCCATCAGCTTCCCGACGGAAATAGCCTTTCCTACCTTGATGAGGGAGAGGGGCCGGTGGTGGTCATGCTTCACGGCAACCCGACCTGGTCCTACTTTTATCGCAAACTTGTTCGACTTCTCAAGGGCGGATACCGGGTCATCGTCCCGGACCATCTCGGTTGCGGCCTTTCCGATAAACCGCAGGATTGGACCTATCAATTAAGCAATCATATTGACAACCTGGAAGATCTTCTCCACGCTCTGGGCATTTCGCGTTGTTCTCTTGTTGTGCATGACTGGGGCGGGGCCATCGGCATGGGCTACGCCGTGCGGCATCCATCTGTTGTCAACGCCTTTGTCATCTTCAATACCGCCGCCTTTCATTCCCACCGAATTCCAGCTCGCATACGATTGTGCCGGGTTCCTTTGTTGGGACCGCTGCTGGTTCGCGGACTTAATGGTTTTGCCGGTCCGGCCTTGCGCATGGCGGTGACGAAGCGGATGGACTCCGCCACGGATCGAGCCTATCTGCTTCCCTATGATTCATGGAAGAATCGTATTGCAACCCTGCGTTTCGTGCAGGATATCCCCTTGTCCTCCATGGACCCGTCCTGGCAGACCCTTGGCGAAATAGAAGCAGGGCTTCACCTGTTTCGCGACACGCCCATGCTTATCTGCTGGGGAGGGAAGGATTTTTGTTTTAATGATCATTTTTATCATGAATGGCAGCGCCGATTTCCCCAGGCGCGCTGCCATTACTTTCAGGATGCCGGACATTATGTGCTGGAAGATGCGTATGAGCGGATCGCTCCGTTGGTTGCCGCATTTTTCGCGGAAACCTCCTCGCCCTGCTGA
- a CDS encoding peptide synthase: MALSYNIALTLSAAAEKYPDRTALIVPSGKKNRKWTFAGLFAASCRFARVLTERGVKPGDRVILMVRPSMEFVCLTFALFQLGAVVILIDPGMGYRNLVRCIGSVRPTVFIGIPKAHLFKFLFRRVFATVKISLLVGGVLSPFAPPSRPLDRNKEDVFPMIDAGKDDPAAIIFTTGSTGPPKGVQYTHGIFFSQLQYIRNYYRITSYDRDQPAFPLFALFSTALGACAVVPEMDPSRPARVDPRKFVRTIQQHDVTYSFGSPAIWNVVSRYCLANNIRLGIRKVLMAGAPVSGELVERVKKIIDPAGEVYTPYGATESLPISSISGSEIVAETWPLTRKGMGTCVGRPLPEIDIRIMQTIDGPVVDRREVLLLDPYDIGEIIVRGSVVTRVYDNNENENRLSKIADGDSFWHRMGDMGYFDGKGRLWFCGRKAHRVLTAGGVLYTICCEAIFNEHPLVFRSALVGIGPPGAQMPVIIVEPSGRIGDEPALMAELAELARNNSRTAMISRFLIHPAFPVDIRHNAKIFREKLAVWAAEKVTK; this comes from the coding sequence ATGGCGCTTTCGTATAACATCGCCCTGACGTTGTCTGCGGCCGCGGAAAAATATCCGGATCGAACCGCTCTTATTGTCCCCTCTGGCAAGAAAAATCGGAAGTGGACATTTGCCGGGCTTTTTGCCGCCAGCTGCCGCTTTGCCCGGGTGTTGACCGAGCGGGGAGTGAAACCCGGCGACCGGGTAATTCTCATGGTCAGGCCATCGATGGAGTTCGTTTGTCTCACCTTTGCCCTTTTTCAGTTGGGCGCGGTGGTGATTCTCATTGATCCGGGCATGGGATACCGTAACCTCGTGCGTTGTATCGGGTCTGTGCGGCCCACGGTTTTTATCGGCATTCCGAAGGCCCATCTGTTTAAGTTTCTTTTTCGCCGGGTTTTTGCGACGGTGAAGATTTCCCTCCTGGTGGGGGGCGTGCTTTCCCCTTTTGCCCCGCCGTCTCGTCCCCTTGACCGCAACAAAGAGGATGTTTTCCCCATGATTGATGCCGGCAAGGATGATCCGGCGGCGATTATTTTCACCACCGGCAGTACCGGTCCCCCCAAGGGGGTTCAATACACCCACGGCATATTTTTTTCTCAGCTTCAGTATATCCGCAATTACTACCGGATCACATCCTATGACCGCGATCAGCCGGCCTTTCCTCTCTTTGCCCTTTTTTCAACAGCCCTTGGCGCCTGTGCCGTCGTTCCTGAAATGGATCCGTCGCGGCCGGCCCGGGTTGATCCGCGCAAATTCGTGCGAACCATCCAGCAACACGATGTTACCTATTCTTTCGGTTCACCTGCCATCTGGAATGTGGTGAGTCGCTATTGTCTGGCAAACAACATCAGGCTCGGCATCAGGAAAGTGCTGATGGCAGGGGCTCCGGTATCAGGGGAACTGGTCGAGCGGGTGAAAAAAATAATCGATCCGGCGGGCGAGGTATATACCCCTTATGGCGCGACGGAATCCCTGCCCATTTCCTCCATCTCAGGCAGCGAAATTGTCGCTGAAACCTGGCCTTTGACCAGAAAAGGGATGGGGACCTGCGTCGGACGACCACTGCCGGAAATCGACATACGGATCATGCAGACGATTGACGGACCTGTTGTGGACCGGCGTGAGGTTCTCCTGCTTGATCCGTATGACATCGGCGAGATCATTGTCAGGGGCAGCGTGGTGACGCGCGTCTATGACAACAACGAAAACGAAAACCGGCTGTCAAAGATTGCTGATGGAGATAGCTTCTGGCATCGCATGGGCGATATGGGATATTTCGACGGCAAGGGACGCCTTTGGTTCTGCGGCAGGAAGGCGCACCGGGTGCTGACCGCCGGGGGCGTTCTGTATACGATCTGCTGCGAGGCAATTTTCAATGAACATCCCCTGGTTTTTCGTTCAGCCCTGGTGGGCATTGGCCCGCCGGGCGCGCAGATGCCGGTCATTATCGTGGAGCCAAGCGGCCGGATCGGCGACGAACCGGCATTGATGGCGGAGCTCGCCGAGCTGGCGAGAAATAATAGCCGTACCGCGATGATCAGCCGTTTTCTCATCCATCCGGCATTTCCGGTTGATATCCGGCATAATGCCAAGATTTTCCGTGAAAAACTGGCGGTCTGGGCCGCCGAAAAGGTAACAAAATAA
- a CDS encoding 3-beta hydroxysteroid dehydrogenase: protein MEKAVVTGGGGFVGKAVVRMLLERGISVTVVGRNRYPDVEAMGAKSACGDIRHASFLDAVFQGHDTVFHVAAKAGIWGDFAEYYAVNVQGTENVLAACRKNGIRSLVYTSTPSVVFNRADIHGIDEKAQYAREFLCHYAETKVMAEKLVLAASSGSLLTTAIRPHLVWGPGDTNLIPRLLARGRAGKLTQVGEGTNLVDISYIDNVAESHLLAADNLERSGSAAGRPYFISQGEPVNLWKWINGLFVRLGIPRVEKKISFGKAYLLGALCEKIYGLLAIRREPPMTRFLAEQLAKSHWFSIANAEKDLGYRARISTAEGMDRLVCWLRERT from the coding sequence ATGGAAAAGGCGGTTGTCACAGGAGGCGGCGGCTTTGTCGGCAAGGCGGTGGTTCGCATGCTTCTCGAGCGCGGAATCAGTGTTACCGTGGTCGGACGCAACCGGTATCCTGACGTGGAGGCGATGGGGGCGAAATCGGCCTGCGGCGATATTCGTCATGCCTCATTTCTTGATGCTGTTTTCCAAGGGCATGACACGGTTTTTCATGTGGCGGCAAAAGCGGGCATCTGGGGCGATTTTGCCGAATATTATGCCGTCAATGTGCAGGGAACGGAAAATGTGCTGGCAGCGTGCCGGAAAAACGGCATCAGAAGCCTCGTTTATACCAGCACGCCGAGCGTGGTTTTTAACCGGGCGGATATTCACGGCATTGATGAAAAAGCCCAATACGCCCGGGAATTTCTTTGTCATTACGCCGAAACCAAGGTTATGGCGGAAAAGCTTGTGTTGGCGGCAAGCAGCGGCTCCCTGCTGACCACGGCGATCAGGCCGCATCTTGTCTGGGGACCGGGAGACACCAATCTCATTCCCCGGCTGTTGGCCCGCGGCAGGGCAGGCAAACTGACCCAGGTTGGGGAGGGGACCAATCTGGTTGACATTTCCTATATTGACAATGTGGCCGAGTCACACCTGCTGGCAGCCGACAATCTGGAAAGGTCGGGCAGCGCCGCCGGACGGCCCTACTTTATTTCCCAAGGTGAGCCGGTTAATCTGTGGAAATGGATAAATGGTCTTTTTGTCAGACTTGGTATTCCCAGGGTGGAAAAAAAGATCAGTTTCGGCAAGGCGTATCTGCTGGGTGCGCTCTGCGAAAAAATCTATGGGTTGCTTGCAATCAGGCGGGAACCGCCCATGACCCGTTTCCTGGCTGAACAGCTGGCCAAATCGCACTGGTTTTCCATTGCAAATGCCGAAAAAGATCTGGGCTATCGAGCCCGCATATCAACCGCTGAAGGAATGGACCGGCTGGTTTGCTGGTTGCGGGAACGAACTTGA
- a CDS encoding enoyl-ACP reductase → MSFLDLDKKIIAVFGLANRKSVAAAVAGILRAEGVQVVHVVRSEERKKAAEKLFPGSPVFICDVEKEENIVGLCEEMSSWLDGRKLAGLVHSIAFANYSEGMKPFHETLKHDFLQAMDISCFSLISLCNHFQNYFTPDASVVTISISTTRMAAENYGYMAPVKAALESSLCFLAKSFSAFSRVRFNAVCPGLLKTSASAGIPGYVDSYLFAETATLRKQAVQTEEAANVAAFLLSPRSSGMTGQCLVVDAGMGSNYFDAEIVAKVVG, encoded by the coding sequence ATGAGTTTTCTTGATCTGGATAAAAAAATTATCGCTGTTTTCGGGCTGGCCAACCGCAAATCGGTTGCCGCGGCTGTTGCCGGAATACTCCGTGCCGAAGGAGTGCAGGTGGTGCACGTGGTCCGCAGTGAAGAACGGAAAAAAGCAGCGGAAAAGCTTTTTCCCGGCAGTCCGGTTTTTATCTGCGATGTGGAAAAGGAAGAAAACATTGTCGGGCTTTGCGAGGAAATGAGCTCCTGGCTTGACGGCCGCAAACTGGCCGGTCTTGTTCATTCCATAGCCTTTGCCAATTATTCCGAGGGGATGAAGCCTTTTCATGAAACCTTGAAACACGATTTTCTCCAGGCAATGGACATTTCCTGTTTTTCACTCATATCTCTCTGTAATCACTTTCAAAATTATTTTACTCCCGATGCCTCGGTCGTGACCATCTCTATCTCGACTACCAGGATGGCCGCGGAAAATTACGGCTACATGGCACCGGTGAAAGCGGCCCTGGAATCATCACTTTGTTTTCTTGCCAAGAGTTTTTCCGCTTTTTCCCGGGTTCGATTTAACGCAGTCTGCCCGGGACTTCTGAAAACTTCCGCCTCTGCCGGTATTCCAGGGTATGTTGACAGTTATCTTTTTGCCGAAACGGCAACCTTGCGCAAGCAGGCCGTTCAAACCGAGGAGGCGGCAAATGTGGCGGCTTTTCTGCTTTCCCCGAGATCATCAGGTATGACCGGCCAGTGTCTGGTGGTTGACGCCGGCATGGGATCCAATTATTTTGACGCTGAAATTGTCGCAAAAGTGGTAGGCTAA